A genomic region of Cydia amplana chromosome 5, ilCydAmpl1.1, whole genome shotgun sequence contains the following coding sequences:
- the LOC134647888 gene encoding large ribosomal subunit protein uL3m has protein sequence MANSNLKLLCSTLSKLKISYVAHRQIGNYKPPRYRPPYWYTAKERVMSEDMLTQENKQFLEEIRQDKVQAQAALESPLLNSELVPTAPWDPYTRRAGLIARKIGNYPLWTKDGKKLQTTLVQVVDNHVIKYIPPEEFKPMVTKKPVWKEKRRLGSLLIGSETVDPTTVTKEYCGLFDSVGMLPKRLLCRFMVSPHAALPTGTPLTATHFRVGDYVDVRAKTIDRGFQGVMKRWGFKGMPASHGVTKTHRRPGNIGAGGEKARVWPGTKMPGHMGNSWRILRGVKILRINTKQNVLWMLGVGIPGETGAMCYVFDTVLPLRKHKTPPPFPTHLPTDDLPLEYYDESIHPFDEPTITFEED, from the exons ATGGCCAATTCCAATCTTAAACTTCTGTGTAGTACCCTGAGCAAActaaa AATAAGCTATGTTGCACACCGCCAAATTGGTAACTACAAACCTCCGAGATACCGCCCTCCTTACTGGTATACGGCCAAGGAAAGAGTG ATGAGTGAAGATATGCTTACGCAAGAAAATAAACAGTTCCTTGAAGAAATTCGCCAGGATAAAGTACAAGCTCAAGCAGCGTTAGAGTCACCCCTGTTGAATAGTGAGCTTGTGCCTACTGCTCCTTGGGACCCGTACACCAGGCGTGCAGGACTTATTGCACGCAAAATTGGCAACTACCCTCTCTGGACAAAGGATGGCAAGAAACTGCAAACTACTCTTGTACAG GTTGTGGATAACCATGTGATCAAATATATACCACCAGAAGAATTTAAACCCATGGTCACAAAAAAACCAGTTTGGAAAGAGAAACGTAGACTAGGTAGTCTACTGATCGGTTCAGAGACCGTTGATCCCACAACAGTCACCAAAGAATACTGTGGCCTGTTTGACAGTGTTGGCATGCTGCCCAAACGGCTCCTATGTAGATTCATGGTTTCTCCACATGCTGCTCTTCCGACTGGAACCCCGTTGACGGCAACCCACTTCAGAGTTGGTGATTATGTGGATGTTAGGGCTAAAAC TATTGATAGAGGTTTCCAAGGTGTTATGAAGCGTTGGGGATTCAAAGGCATGCCTGCATCACACGGTGTTACGAAGACCCACAGAAGACCTGGAAACATTGGTGCTGGTGGAGAAAAAGCGAGAGTATGGCCAGGAACCAAGATGCCGGGACACATGGGCAACAG ttggaGAATTCTACGGGGTGTGAAAATCCTTCGCATCAACACGAAACAAAATGTTCTCTGGATGCTGGGAGTGGGTATTCCCGGTGAGACGGGTGCCATGTGCTACGTGTTCGACACGGTCCTGCCTCTCCGAAAACACAAGACCCCGCCGCCGTTCCCCACACATCTACCGACCGACGATCTTCCACTAGAATACTATGATGAATCGATCCATCCGTTTGATGAACCCACGATTACTTTTGAAGAGGACTAG